One stretch of Argiope bruennichi chromosome 3, qqArgBrue1.1, whole genome shotgun sequence DNA includes these proteins:
- the LOC129962803 gene encoding uncharacterized protein LOC129962803: MKTKKWVLEKLLPNLQPNSVVCMNNAPYHRTVENRTPTKYSTKKVDRLVEKGIPCVQKTRKAELFSLIDSNRPKKIVYKIDNLIEKEGHEVIRLPPYHCDLNAIEFVWSSLKRIIKEQNVTGDLSLDNLKSLLQTAITEVTSEEWAAHCKHVEKLENNYWEKDGLLEDLVDELSFQIDTNDSDSEETETCESDLEDFEMLE, encoded by the coding sequence atgaaaactaaaaaatggGTGTTGGAAAAACTTCTTCCAAATTTGCAACCAAACAGTGTCGTATGCATGAATAATGCACCGTATCATAGGACTGTCGAAAACCGCACTCCAACGAAGTATTCTACAAAAAAAGTTGATAGACTGGTTGAAAAAGGTATACCCTGCGTTCAAAAAACGCGAAAAGCGGAACTGTTCTCTCTTATAGACAGTAATCGTCCaaagaaaattgtctataaaattgataatttaatagagaAAGAAGGACATGAAGTTATCCGACTACCCCCTTATCATTGCGATTTGAACGCAATCGAATTTGTGTGGTCCTctctaaaaagaataataaaggaacaAAATGTTACAGGCGATTTAAGTTTGGACAATCTGAAATCTCTTCTTCAAACAGCTATCACTGAAGTTACTTCGGAAGAATGGGCAGCGCATTGCAAACACGtagaaaagcttgaaaataattattgggaAAAAGATGGACTGTTAGAAGATTTAGTGGACGAACTGTCATTTCAAATTGATACTAATGATTCTGATTCAGAAGAAACCGAAACTTGTGAGAGTGATTTAGAGGATTTTGAAATGCttgaatga